aatataagtgtgataaaaaatctatttttatagttgatgACTGTAGGACTTAAAGGTAAAAGGGGTTTTATTTAGtgaattaaagatttttagaGTTCaagataactttttaaaaatgcgtGATGACTTAATCACCAAACAAAAAGATcacttttttcactttttaaaatattttggtcacttttcatttttttaataaaaaataattagtatcaagtgatacatattatatatagtttaaattataatgacttGGTGGTAGTTGGTTAAACTCTTACACACAACTTCCAACGACCAACATACATAATTGTGACACTGAATAATGtactacaatatacataggtacatacgtttgtactttgtactttataatctatactccatataattatatttgaaatttaaactatacctaaaaattttagtttttttgtatacctGTATTTATTAAACGAATCAGTGAAATCCAGCAAATTTTTAAgtgcttaaaattttaagtgtgcTCATTGTATGCAGATgactaaacaaattataattaaatcatactgaaattcattatttattataatacgtatatattatattaaataaaaacacaaatgtaatgattataaaatacatagtatattaatgGGCACTATTATATTCTGCAGTTACTGATATATAGACAGTTATTGCCAAAAGATATTTATTGTCGTTACCGAAgcgaaaatataattgatggatatatatttttgtcagaATATACCGTTTTGCAATAAACCCAAACTGCTCGATGAGAAGATAattgtgtacatattttatggccTAACGGGGATATCTTTAAACTCCTTATTAACTCTTATACACGTTTACAAAAATAGTCGTATTAGTGTATTTATTACccgttaaaaacattttgatatcAGAAATATACGAATAAATTCGTAACagaacatataattataccgATACGATTGATatggataataaataattgaatgactcgtacatattttattatgtcggAAAAAATCTCGgtaattcacaaaatatacaatacgtaGAAGTTTTACTTACAATggcttaatattttacacgctCACTACACAGTCCACACGCAATTGTTAGGCCGTTactatacatacgtatatatatatatatatattatatgtaatattatacttgatgtatatatgacattataatatgtagtaccagactaataattacatattaaactttatatttcaCGTAaggctatattattaaatactattatccaaagtatataaaaagcGTAATTCCTGAGAAACTACTATAGTTGGAACTCAAGTGTCACCGAGGACGAGCGAACGTGCCCGGTAAAACCACCCCgtccacaatattatatatattactacatgatataaattataatacggtACGATGATGGTATAGGAAACCGGCGAAAGTCGTAACGTTCTCTTAGGCGTGCGCAGCGCCGACGGAATAAAACAATACGACCATAAACCATATTATGAGCTGGTAATGATAACGCGGGGCGATTACGTCGTCCTGAGGATTTGGGTCAATGGGTCTCGGGCGCGTGAATCATCGTCGAAATATCTGCCCGCCCGTCGGCTGGAGTCCGTGCGTGGTATACGAATGGCCGATTGACGAACGTGGTTAAGCCGGTACAAAAAATGTGGGTTATAGGTATCCCGCGATATCTCGTACACCCAATCTCCACCCAATCGCGTGTGTGGGATACGCGTGCACACAAGTctccggcggcggcggcggtcccGTTACGATCGGGGGGCCCCACGACgatcgcacacacacacacacacgtctTGCGCTGTGTCACGTTTGAAATCGTCGTGTACACGTCGTCCTGTATAGCGAGATTCATACGTAGCGGTCAAGGTTACacaccgtcgtcgtcgtcgtaaaCGTTCGTATATTCGTTCCGAAATGACTGCCTGTATACTGTcggcgtataatatattgttattatgcgATACGCATTACGAacagtattgtaatatatgtacgaaaaatatattatttaaatcgcgTTCGAgtggtttttgatttttggcgTTTCATCGCCGGGCGGCTGCGATAGAAAaaacgatattaatattatgtcctAGTCACCGCGCGCGCAGTCCGCAGGCGTCACCGACATCAACGCCGAACAATCGAAAACGTATCGATATATTATTCGCAATAATATCGTACCTATTATAcgtgtaatgtattattattataacggaCGTGGAATACTCGCCGATCGGAAATGgcaaatggaaaaaaaaataaaaaatgataataacgcCACAGCGTCGACGTATAATTCGCGTATACCGTTACACGGTgacttttttcttataattttatttcttcttcTCGACTTATTACAAAcgcattatacacacacacggccgtattataaactgtattataaatgttaacatgtatacctattatgtgtatttgaTCCAGATTTTATATACACGCGAGCGTGTACAGTACGAATATTGCCGGAAGACGCGCCGCAGCGACTGATGGTTTCTAATTACACGATTAATTACAAAAGTTTCTTTGAAACTGTACAATGTACACAGTATAGTAGGTCATTAGGCGTTTTATTATCCAAGTACAAAGACGGACGTGAagtgatgttttttttcatccgttttccatattatataatatatatattaatgtacaattattataaagttacgATTCtatagtttgtatattatttcgtgtttacatattatacattgatgATCGACacgtttaaatgttaataaaattaaataactgtttgatattttttactatacgcttgtaattgttataataactaggtacctactgtgtaaaactaatatttttccatataTTTCACTATTTCCATTGAAAttgtaatgcatttttattaaatttcgtatacaagtataaaaaatttaataaaaactaataaaccaACAGggaatttctaaatatatcttattgtTACCTTCTGCAGTCAGTAATAGGTATTGCGTCAAAAtgacttgaaaaataaaaataagttactgatgatctttaaatttatagaatttgaataaaataaattctagaaTAGAACCTCCTTAAATTACAAAaccagtttattatataatttatacagcaagcaatttgttcattttattttttattcaaattattgaataattatcacaattaattaatacctacctatagaaatatatatgttataaacatatttagcTTACATTGATAGTGATAATATTCTATCATTGcatgttcaataaaattacaaattatgaagaaattagatatttgtaaatgttttatttatatttaattcctttcgttttatattatctttatagttactacgtataatttatgtactatCCCTGTGTAAGTATACGTGGGCTGAACTTTGTGGAGGAAATGGTGAATCGCTGAAATACTTGCGGGGCGACGCGCTCGTCGATAATTTGGATTGCATCGGTCCCAATGGTAAACCTTATCCagagtaagtataaaatatgattttattaataaaaaataaatgtatcgatacagttagaaaaattgataaaaagtcGACCCAGTTTTTGAAACGTTGTTATTTGTTGACatcattgaataattattctattattagtaCCATTCTGTTTAATCGGAAATCatcgtaatttaaaattaatacattcaattagtttttaaaattatttatttatacaaaaatgtataggtcGATAGTAGCCGGCACGTATAGACGCACTCACAACTGGGGATCATCGAGGACAGGACGAGACGCTTTTCACACTGACTCGAAACCTAGTCCCGAAACCGTACGAGAAACACTACTAAAaacctataaatttaataatcataatgaaGATTATACGATCAGTAGAACTGGTAAGTAACAGTGTATTCACATTTAATActtgcttaaaatttaaaatatttacataaataaacatatatatatataagattacctacataatctaacctatatattttaatagttgtcttatttatttcacaatttattacaGTTCATTTTAATGAGTcaatttgttttcatatttattttaactgtctttaaagtaataaatttaaattaatatattataatatttatttaaaaatgagaacatttagattaaataatgtatgtatgtatattatgataagtaagaaaaaaactgatacagttattatacttattttcagGCTTCTAACACAAATAATCTGATATTtggcttatttttttatttttattataatatgttgacaAGATaattgacattatttttttctgtttttttgtttctcaCATTGTGCGACCATTCAAttaaagagtaaaaaaaaaaattggtaaaaactaaatcgatatcataaataaatgtaataactcTCGAACGAAATATATcggtcatatatattatatagttattatagttattatagttatacaatatgtacctatactacaTGTAGTATACTAGTATGTAAAACTTCAGATcatttattggaaaaataaacgGTTTTCGCATTATATATACGACAACGTGAACAACTGCGCAACGAATCGAGTTTTATTCggatatttaacaaaataaatatctaagtatctgtaaattcaataatgaagtgtacataattttttatcccAGATAAAAATGGTCAAATAGTTCTAAtgctatagtattattattaaaataatacatactatcaactatcagtattatatttaatatgtttatattttacttattggcaacatttaatattgataataatataatcatattttatgtactatttcaaatttcaaggttaggttagatttttttattttgctaaaaatgttcaggttataatagtaaatattatattttagtattttacattaaattttattctattctattctttaaaagtatttatttgtatcattgtatttttgttaaattattatatacaattaacatttttataatttaataaaattaaaaataataaaatatgaattctcATTAGCTATATCCAGGCACGTATACAAGGGGGGGGGTTAGGGATTCAACCCCCCCCCCTCCCCcgaaaattaatagttgtgtagtttatttatatcatcattcatcgataaatattgattattgtaaatttttttatgaacccctccccgaaatttttttttgtgtacgtgCCTGGCTATATCACTAACAATAGATATAAACCGGGTGTCATGCCAGTTGTCGACATAACTAATAAGGTACCTAACAAATAAGAGAATTTAGAAcacacatttttcaataaattatttttttaagtaaaatatatttccaacGAAGTATAATACgactcaataaaaatatattatttgtacctatTGATTCCATGAAATACGGATCaacataaatttcaataaagaatttttctaagtaaatTGTACGATTCCAACATttccaacaaaaaatattttagatgaaaTACGATTCTGGggaaatctaataaaaaaaataaagtatgattctatatttttaattatcagtacttcatatacaattacatcaatacaattttatatttagcctgcctttataaaataaatttctcttcaatataatttttataaaaatgcatacagATCTTAATATCTACATATGtacgataatttttattcagaaGATTTTTGCTAATCATAAGatcatattcaataaaattgttataggtgatcataatacaataatgtaggTTCCACACTTTTGTTTATCGGAAATTAACTTTCTGACGACTGTATatctgtataggtattatttattcgtacCTAATACTTAAGCAAAGTAGatttatacagtattttttttaatataatacgtaggtatataggtagtaatatataacttaattttgaatatttgcagcaacaataaactaatacgtataataaataaatgattattttatgatttttcagccCGAGAATATGGATCAACACCAGCTGCCAATCGTGAACTATGCCAAACTCCGAACAGACTGTGTCGAACCAGGTACAATACGACTGCACCCATGTACGGTGTGTCGCTGACTTCTGGCCAACCCGTGACTATCGTTCAAAAATTCCCGGATCTGTTGCAACAAGTCGTTTATGAAGTTTGCgagtaagtattttaagtatataattagtatatatattaagcacGAAGTAACTATTACACTCACTGTCGAACACATTGTTGTGTTCATttcgtcattattatttttttatgtgtgaaataaattattttataatattatatagtattatacgttTCTACTgtcgtttatttataatgtatgctAATACGTTAaaacgtatatacatatatacatagtaaaaaTTCGAACACAGTTTGTATAATCGTACGAAAACCCATCAGCTgctaatttttaatctaactattttattattattattacagatcAAACGAATGCGACGTGGTCAGAGGTGAGTGTACGCAAACGTACGTACCATATTTGTTTCTGGTAATACCTTTGGGACCGGTGACACTAACCGGCCAGGATTACGTGCTCGTGGAAAGTGGATGCGTATGCAAACCAAAGGGTTCCAGGTCCACCGCACACGAACTGGTGTCTACGATTCCGGCAATGCCTCGTCCGTAGAATGCTTCTATAAGTACACAACGGATAAAAGCCGTTTAAAAGTCATCGTATAGAAGAAATACACCTCGccgtttatagtatatttatatcatataaatatatattatataatattgtcgtgtacaatataattcatactattggatattatattatacatacaataataaaataccgtATCAATTCGcactgtataggtactataaaattgAGTCATGAGAATCGTTCAAAAATATACCAGACGCCTCGTTAACTCCATGACACATCcctaaatatatcatatgtttttcatatatttatccGTTTACTGTTTAAGTACCTGTACGCACTATTTATACTCGCGAATAAAAATACGACTACGTACATTAACGTTTTATTGTTAAGTTCACTCGTTCTACGTTCATCCCTAAAACTGCAATGCCGATGTATACATGacgtttgttattttgtagaaAGTCCGTTCACCTCATCTAAAACACTTTATATACGGGGGGCAACTATAgctcgtacctatataacctCCTGACgtgaaaaaaattctcatgACACAACTATACATagtttatatacgtataggtacgggatatgctttattattatagtgatgatataaattacgtgattattatttatataatatataatgctcAACTTATGCATTGGCGCCAAatgcttttaatttataacgtataaaaacatatgtacctattttataatactgtacGCAGTTTGCCTTACTGTAATAgtcaatattttacacaaacaaatttagtatattctgtacctacgattttttttttattcatgtgatactgtaataattattaattaatttaatatgtaaaataataaattaagttaattattaattttaatagattataccaatctaaaatttgaatatatataatttttttttaccaaagtatatcttaaa
The DNA window shown above is from Aphis gossypii isolate Hap1 chromosome 2, ASM2018417v2, whole genome shotgun sequence and carries:
- the LOC114125788 gene encoding uncharacterized protein LOC114125788 isoform X2, which gives rise to MIIDKYNQLLRIIYVLSLCKYTWAELCGGNGESLKYLRGDALVDNLDCIGPNGKPYPESIVAGTYRRTHNWGSSRTGRDAFHTDSKPSPETVRETLLKTYKFNNHNEDYTISRTAREYGSTPAANRELCQTPNRLCRTRYNTTAPMYGVSLTSGQPVTIVQKFPDLLQQVVYEVCESNECDVVRGECTQTYVPYLFLVIPLGPVTLTGQDYVLVESGCVCKPKGSRSTAHELVSTIPAMPRP
- the LOC114125788 gene encoding uncharacterized protein LOC114125788 isoform X1, whose amino-acid sequence is MTTADKSVFRHHHWSSSSSSFKLLRIIYVLSLCKYTWAELCGGNGESLKYLRGDALVDNLDCIGPNGKPYPESIVAGTYRRTHNWGSSRTGRDAFHTDSKPSPETVRETLLKTYKFNNHNEDYTISRTAREYGSTPAANRELCQTPNRLCRTRYNTTAPMYGVSLTSGQPVTIVQKFPDLLQQVVYEVCESNECDVVRGECTQTYVPYLFLVIPLGPVTLTGQDYVLVESGCVCKPKGSRSTAHELVSTIPAMPRP